In Kitasatospora viridis, the following are encoded in one genomic region:
- a CDS encoding RICIN domain-containing protein has protein sequence MRSLTATLTAALVAAVVPLSFLLPATASAAAVPAAVGSPTTPPTTVPALSAWTPAAGSFVFGASSRIVLDPASGSQLASDAATFAADLTALEGRPVAVAPAGSTPAAGDIVLGLGGDQPAEGYRVVVGSTISVQGSTTDGEFWGTRTILQWLHQSSTIAAGTGTDAPDKAERGLMIDTGRNFFPVDWVENQIREMSYLKLNYLHLHLSDTYGFRLESSTHPEITSAQHYSKADIAAIIALGDQYHVAVVPEIDMPGHMDAILSGELAIGKDYRLKDSSGNPSSSYIDVTIPGARALMSDLITEYEPLFTSSKYWHIGADEYVTDYASYPQLLSYARATYGAGATAKDAFYGFVNWADAIVRAGGKTARMWNDGIKAGDGTIAPNPDIVVEYWYDYGLTPQQLIDAGHTVANESWTPTYYVYGGAKPDTTWMYQSWNPDLFQGSATINDPTRNLGSLLHVWCDNPTAETVDQTAANLRYPLRDLAQATWNSPKPVASYAAFVPIMDAIGRNPLYPAPVIPGDLAQGRPTTASSVETADFPAANATDGDLGTRWSSQYTDPTWLQVDLGGEHTVNRVVLAWEAAYGKDYQIQLSDDGTTWTTVYTRTGGTGGTETLTGFTGTGRYLRLYGTARGTQWGYSLYEFEAFDDAWPAGTHTLSAGTQALDDPASSTTAGTQLISWGLHGGPNQQWRLTPQDDGGYTLTNAVSGLCADVDGGSTAAGASVIQWTCTGGSNQHWRVTRLPDGSCTIASVNSGLLLTTASTANGALITQQADTGSPLQHWTLA, from the coding sequence ATGCGATCCCTCACCGCCACGCTCACTGCCGCGCTCGTCGCCGCAGTGGTTCCGCTCTCCTTCCTCCTCCCCGCCACCGCCTCGGCCGCCGCAGTGCCGGCGGCCGTCGGCTCGCCCACCACCCCGCCGACCACCGTGCCGGCCCTGAGCGCCTGGACCCCAGCGGCCGGGTCGTTCGTGTTCGGCGCGTCCAGCCGGATCGTCCTCGACCCCGCCAGCGGTTCCCAACTCGCAAGCGACGCGGCCACGTTCGCCGCCGACCTGACCGCGCTGGAGGGCCGACCCGTTGCCGTCGCGCCCGCCGGGAGCACCCCAGCGGCCGGCGACATCGTGCTCGGCCTGGGCGGCGATCAGCCCGCCGAGGGGTACCGGGTCGTGGTCGGGTCCACGATCAGCGTCCAAGGGTCCACCACCGACGGGGAGTTCTGGGGCACCCGGACCATCCTGCAGTGGCTGCACCAGAGTTCCACCATCGCCGCCGGCACCGGGACGGACGCGCCGGACAAGGCCGAGCGCGGGCTGATGATCGACACCGGGCGGAACTTCTTCCCGGTCGACTGGGTCGAGAACCAGATCCGCGAGATGTCGTACCTCAAGCTCAACTACCTGCACCTGCACCTGTCGGACACCTACGGGTTCCGGCTGGAGAGCAGCACCCACCCGGAGATCACCTCGGCCCAGCACTACTCGAAGGCCGACATCGCCGCGATCATCGCGCTCGGCGACCAGTACCACGTCGCGGTGGTGCCGGAGATCGACATGCCGGGGCACATGGACGCGATCCTGTCCGGCGAGCTGGCCATCGGGAAGGACTACCGGCTCAAGGACAGCTCCGGCAATCCGAGCAGCAGCTACATCGACGTGACCATACCCGGCGCCCGCGCGCTGATGAGCGATCTGATCACCGAGTACGAGCCGCTGTTCACCTCCTCCAAGTACTGGCACATCGGCGCCGACGAGTACGTCACCGACTACGCCTCCTACCCGCAGCTGTTGAGCTACGCCCGCGCCACCTACGGGGCCGGCGCGACGGCCAAGGACGCCTTCTACGGGTTCGTCAACTGGGCGGACGCGATCGTCCGGGCCGGCGGGAAGACCGCGCGGATGTGGAACGACGGGATCAAGGCCGGGGACGGGACGATCGCGCCGAATCCGGACATCGTGGTCGAGTACTGGTACGACTACGGTCTGACCCCGCAGCAGTTGATCGACGCCGGGCACACCGTCGCCAACGAGTCCTGGACGCCGACCTACTACGTCTACGGCGGCGCCAAGCCCGACACCACCTGGATGTACCAGTCCTGGAACCCGGACCTCTTCCAGGGCTCCGCCACCATCAACGACCCCACCCGCAACCTCGGTTCGCTGCTGCACGTGTGGTGCGACAACCCGACGGCCGAGACGGTGGACCAGACGGCGGCGAACCTGCGCTACCCGCTTCGGGACCTGGCCCAGGCGACATGGAACTCCCCCAAGCCGGTGGCGAGTTACGCGGCCTTCGTGCCGATCATGGACGCGATCGGGCGCAACCCGCTCTACCCGGCGCCGGTCATCCCGGGCGACCTGGCACAGGGGCGGCCGACCACCGCGTCCAGCGTCGAGACCGCCGACTTCCCGGCCGCCAACGCGACCGACGGGGACCTGGGCACCCGCTGGTCGAGCCAGTACACCGACCCGACCTGGCTCCAGGTGGACCTGGGCGGCGAACACACCGTCAACCGGGTGGTGCTGGCCTGGGAGGCGGCGTACGGCAAGGACTACCAGATCCAGCTCTCCGACGACGGCACCACCTGGACCACCGTCTACACCCGCACCGGCGGCACGGGCGGCACCGAGACGCTGACCGGCTTCACCGGCACCGGCCGCTACCTCCGCCTCTACGGCACCGCCCGTGGCACCCAATGGGGCTACTCGCTCTACGAGTTCGAGGCCTTCGACGACGCCTGGCCAGCCGGCACCCACACCCTGAGCGCCGGCACCCAGGCCCTCGACGACCCGGCGAGCTCGACCACCGCCGGTACCCAGCTGATCAGTTGGGGCCTGCACGGCGGCCCCAACCAGCAGTGGCGCCTCACCCCGCAGGACGACGGCGGCTACACGCTGACCAACGCCGTCTCCGGCCTCTGCGCCGACGTCGACGGCGGGTCCACCGCCGCCGGGGCGTCCGTGATCCAGTGGACCTGCACCGGCGGCTCCAACCAGCACTGGCGGGTGACCCGGCTGCCGGACGGGAGTTGCACGATCGCCTCCGTCAACAGCGGCCTGCTGCTCACCACCGCGTCCACGGCGAACGGCGCCCTGATCACCCAGCAGGCCGACACCGGATCGCCGCTCCAGCACTGGACCCTCGCCTGA
- a CDS encoding HAD-IA family hydrolase has translation MDQSSDLNTPPAALRGLILDFVGVLTAGVLETHRRWCVSQGLRPEAWRQTLNDNPTGRALYADLEVGRISQAEWNERTAPLMGPNIDPVNLMGQAWGDVSPAHDVIAVARAARAAGYTVALLSNSFGLDPHDPYAHAGVWDLFDVTVISEREGIAKPNPEIYRRVLERMGLPGEACVFVDDQPKNLDPAAALGITTVLADDPTRTAAQLSALLGVATLAA, from the coding sequence ATGGACCAATCGTCCGACCTGAACACGCCCCCAGCCGCCTTGCGTGGCTTGATCCTTGACTTCGTCGGCGTCCTCACTGCGGGGGTTCTGGAGACTCACCGTCGCTGGTGCGTTTCCCAGGGACTGCGCCCGGAGGCGTGGCGCCAGACGCTGAACGACAACCCCACCGGCCGGGCCCTGTACGCGGATCTGGAGGTCGGCCGCATCTCGCAGGCCGAGTGGAACGAGCGCACCGCGCCGCTGATGGGCCCGAACATCGACCCGGTGAACCTGATGGGGCAGGCGTGGGGCGACGTGTCGCCGGCACACGACGTGATCGCCGTCGCCCGAGCCGCGCGGGCGGCCGGTTACACGGTCGCGCTGCTCTCGAACAGCTTCGGCCTGGACCCCCACGACCCCTACGCGCACGCCGGGGTGTGGGACTTGTTCGACGTGACGGTGATCTCCGAGCGCGAGGGCATCGCCAAGCCGAACCCGGAGATCTACCGGCGCGTCCTGGAACGAATGGGGCTGCCGGGCGAGGCATGCGTGTTCGTTGACGACCAGCCCAAGAACCTGGACCCGGCCGCAGCGCTCGGCATCACGACCGTGCTCGCCGACGACCCGACGCGAACCGCCGCGCAGCTCAGCGCCCTACTCGGGGTCGCCACGCTCGCCGCGTGA
- a CDS encoding RICIN domain-containing protein, with amino-acid sequence MRTSSRGTARFVKASLLGLVTTSLLAVGAAAPASAASGITWQNGLYGHSYYLASNGYQAQPFMAYGSNPPASNWTDIENSDGTWDEVDFAGFCLTGYGSTVETMPCNDAKDATDGHMRWREINTGDGWKLQNVLSGYFLDWTGSSPNTGTVYLHNGDAGNPNERWY; translated from the coding sequence ATGCGTACCTCTTCGCGTGGAACGGCCCGTTTCGTCAAGGCGTCCCTCCTGGGGCTGGTCACGACGTCGCTGCTGGCCGTAGGGGCGGCCGCACCGGCTTCGGCCGCGTCCGGGATCACCTGGCAGAACGGTCTGTACGGCCACTCCTACTACCTTGCGTCGAACGGCTACCAGGCACAGCCGTTCATGGCCTACGGGAGCAACCCTCCCGCGTCGAACTGGACCGACATCGAGAACAGCGACGGCACCTGGGACGAGGTCGACTTCGCGGGGTTCTGCCTGACCGGCTACGGCAGCACCGTCGAGACGATGCCCTGCAACGACGCGAAGGACGCCACCGACGGGCACATGCGGTGGCGTGAGATCAACACCGGGGACGGCTGGAAGCTGCAGAACGTCCTCAGCGGCTACTTCCTGGACTGGACCGGGAGCAGCCCCAACACCGGCACGGTCTACCTCCACAACGGCGACGCGGGGAACCCGAACGAGCGCTGGTACTGA
- a CDS encoding LysR family transcriptional regulator translates to MIPEASCQRSILLRRYASGVMMDLNSLRQFLVVARLEHLSRAAEELHIAQPSLSRTIARLEGELGAALFDRGGRLRLNDTGRLFRDHVERALGELDAGRRAVAQASSQGLGAVRLASETFLTLTGPMAAFKSAHPAVELALHWSPPEDMARRLRAQEVDLCVASQPIHAEDLESVQLFDEAVGIGVPLGHPLAGRASVTIDELADQPFVTARPGHWLRRLLDRLFAARGLTPKIVCEADEHGAIAELIIAGLGIGLAPAFARRNAVSAPVAWIPVDSPDCRRTVTLYWSADSHLPTAVRLMRTTITNWNWSGGEPRAGADDRPARQA, encoded by the coding sequence ATGATTCCCGAGGCATCTTGCCAAAGATCAATATTGCTAAGACGCTATGCCTCGGGAGTCATGATGGATCTGAACTCGCTCCGGCAGTTCTTGGTGGTGGCCCGACTGGAGCACCTGAGCCGGGCGGCCGAGGAGCTCCACATCGCCCAGCCGTCGCTCAGCCGAACCATCGCGCGCCTGGAGGGCGAACTGGGCGCAGCACTCTTCGATCGCGGTGGCCGGCTCCGGCTGAACGACACGGGCAGGCTCTTCCGCGACCACGTCGAACGCGCCCTCGGCGAGCTCGACGCGGGCCGCCGCGCCGTTGCCCAGGCCAGCAGTCAGGGCCTGGGCGCCGTGCGGCTGGCCTCGGAGACCTTCCTCACCCTCACCGGCCCGATGGCGGCCTTCAAGAGCGCCCATCCCGCCGTGGAACTCGCACTCCACTGGTCGCCGCCGGAGGACATGGCCCGGCGCCTGCGCGCCCAGGAGGTCGACCTGTGCGTCGCCTCGCAGCCGATCCACGCCGAAGACCTGGAATCGGTGCAACTGTTCGACGAGGCGGTGGGAATCGGCGTCCCCCTCGGCCACCCGCTGGCGGGGCGGGCGTCCGTGACCATCGACGAACTCGCCGACCAGCCTTTCGTCACCGCCCGCCCGGGGCACTGGCTACGCCGCCTGCTCGATCGCCTCTTCGCCGCGCGCGGCCTCACCCCGAAGATCGTCTGCGAGGCCGACGAGCACGGCGCCATCGCCGAACTGATCATCGCAGGCCTCGGCATCGGCCTCGCCCCCGCATTCGCCCGACGCAACGCCGTGAGCGCCCCCGTCGCCTGGATACCCGTCGACAGCCCCGACTGCCGCCGCACCGTCACCCTCTACTGGTCCGCCGACAGCCACCTCCCCACCGCCGTCCGCCTGATGCGCACCACGATCACCAACTGGAACTGGAGCGGCGGCGAACCCCGGGCCGGCGCCGATGACAGGCCCGCACGGCAGGCCTGA
- a CDS encoding YybH family protein, translating into MATQHEEDEAAVRRLIGRIVEGLEAKDVEVLREVYAADIVSYDVEPPLQHVGVEAKLENWAPVLAFLDTVAYEIRDLTVTADDRLAFGHALARLSGTLKDGSAMRGMWVRVTYCCQKFDDRWLIVHDQVSVPLDVVSGNAMVDLEP; encoded by the coding sequence ATGGCCACGCAGCACGAGGAAGACGAAGCCGCGGTCCGCCGACTGATCGGCCGGATCGTCGAAGGGCTTGAGGCCAAGGACGTCGAGGTCCTGCGGGAGGTCTACGCGGCGGACATCGTGTCCTACGACGTCGAGCCGCCGCTTCAGCACGTCGGAGTGGAAGCGAAGCTCGAGAACTGGGCGCCGGTGCTCGCGTTCCTCGACACCGTGGCGTACGAGATCCGCGATCTGACGGTCACCGCGGACGACCGCCTGGCCTTCGGGCACGCGCTCGCCCGGCTGAGCGGCACGCTGAAGGACGGCTCCGCGATGCGGGGCATGTGGGTCAGGGTCACCTACTGCTGCCAGAAGTTCGACGACAGGTGGCTCATCGTGCACGACCAGGTCTCGGTGCCGCTCGACGTCGTCAGCGGCAACGCGATGGTCGACCTCGAACCCTGA
- a CDS encoding carboxymuconolactone decarboxylase family protein: MNARLNLHTSPIAAKVLKHVVAAGRAIKESALPETTIALIEIRASQINGCGFCTDMHTKEAAHAGETATRLNLVATWREATVFTDAERAALELTEQGTRIADAAGGVPDEVWQNAAAYYDEEQLASLVSQIAVINAFNRVNVMIQQPAGDYQPGQFG; the protein is encoded by the coding sequence ATGAACGCACGCTTGAACCTGCACACCAGCCCCATCGCGGCCAAGGTCCTGAAGCACGTCGTCGCGGCGGGCCGGGCCATCAAGGAGTCGGCGCTGCCGGAGACGACCATCGCGCTGATCGAGATCCGCGCCAGCCAGATCAACGGCTGCGGATTCTGCACCGACATGCACACCAAGGAGGCGGCGCACGCCGGCGAGACCGCCACCCGGCTCAACCTGGTCGCGACCTGGCGGGAGGCCACGGTGTTCACCGACGCCGAGCGCGCGGCCCTGGAACTGACCGAGCAGGGCACCCGCATCGCCGACGCGGCCGGCGGCGTGCCCGACGAGGTCTGGCAGAACGCGGCCGCGTACTACGACGAGGAGCAACTCGCCTCACTCGTCTCGCAGATCGCCGTCATCAACGCCTTCAACCGGGTGAACGTCATGATCCAGCAGCCCGCCGGCGACTACCAGCCCGGCCAGTTCGGCTGA
- a CDS encoding lipocalin-like domain-containing protein — MLSKSILLAALAATVTVTAVAVPASANATATTAPASSAPADSGLATFVHLPADQAAHPGVQDEWWYTVGHLRAGGHQFGYEVQIVAGSGQTPPQTELALTDLTTGQYYTKTTNYAPAQGTFSSTSLDVSLPTASLSGPMNAMHLTAELPQGTLDLTLNAKGPVLYNDGNGLMPFLGGSSYYYSLPDLATTGTLTENGTSYHVTGTSWLDRQWGNWNWSTLSKWTWMGVQLSNGERLNLWDLFADGAEQHYATVLKPNGTTEVVPVQPLAPEAGGFWTSPTTGQRYATHWTVHIPDLNTTLTVSTPLPQQEVQTDGGIFEGDSTVTGTVRGTPVTGQAYVEQLGNWH; from the coding sequence ATGCTCTCCAAGTCCATCCTGCTCGCCGCACTGGCCGCCACCGTCACCGTCACCGCGGTCGCGGTGCCCGCCTCGGCAAACGCGACGGCCACGACGGCACCTGCCTCCTCCGCTCCGGCCGACTCCGGCCTGGCGACGTTCGTGCACCTGCCCGCGGACCAGGCCGCCCACCCCGGCGTGCAGGACGAGTGGTGGTACACCGTCGGTCATCTCCGGGCCGGCGGGCACCAGTTCGGCTACGAGGTCCAGATCGTCGCCGGGTCCGGCCAGACGCCCCCGCAGACCGAACTGGCCCTCACCGACCTGACCACCGGGCAGTACTACACCAAGACGACCAACTACGCTCCCGCACAGGGCACCTTCTCCAGCACCTCCCTCGACGTGAGCCTGCCGACCGCGAGCCTGAGCGGTCCGATGAACGCGATGCACCTGACCGCCGAACTGCCACAGGGCACGCTGGACTTGACGTTGAACGCGAAGGGCCCGGTGCTCTACAACGACGGCAACGGCCTGATGCCGTTCCTCGGCGGCAGCAGCTACTACTACTCGCTGCCCGACCTGGCAACGACCGGCACCCTCACCGAGAACGGCACCTCCTACCACGTCACCGGCACCTCCTGGCTGGACCGCCAGTGGGGCAACTGGAACTGGAGCACGCTGTCCAAGTGGACCTGGATGGGCGTCCAACTCTCCAACGGCGAACGCCTCAACCTGTGGGACCTGTTCGCCGACGGCGCCGAACAGCACTACGCCACCGTCCTGAAGCCCAACGGCACCACCGAGGTCGTCCCGGTCCAACCGCTCGCCCCCGAAGCCGGCGGCTTCTGGACCAGCCCGACGACCGGACAGCGGTACGCCACCCACTGGACCGTCCACATCCCGGACCTGAACACGACACTGACCGTCTCCACACCACTGCCGCAGCAGGAGGTGCAGACCGACGGCGGGATCTTCGAGGGCGACAGCACGGTAACGGGAACCGTCCGCGGCACACCGGTCACCGGCCAGGCCTACGTGGAGCAGCTGGGCAACTGGCACTGA
- a CDS encoding MerR family transcriptional regulator: MHTGLTVGEFSRVTHLSIKTLRHYHDVGLLAPADVDRGTGYRYYSLDQVPTAQVIVRLRNLDMPVADVRAVLAAEDVSTRNDLITAHLARLEDRLAQAQSPVESLRDLLARPAHGSAIEYRTVREQPAIGIRELVDRQDVVSWWQGALGELHGFLTARGLRPTGPMGGLFASELLQDERGEALVFVPVDGAARPVGRISTVVVPGAELAVAVHRGPLQTIDLTYADLGTHTTRHEIGVAGPLREFYLRGPLDLADEHAWVTEVGWPIFRSNG; the protein is encoded by the coding sequence ATGCACACAGGCTTGACGGTCGGCGAGTTCTCCCGGGTGACCCATCTGAGCATCAAGACGTTGCGGCACTACCACGACGTGGGGCTGCTCGCGCCGGCCGATGTCGACCGGGGCACCGGCTACCGGTACTACTCCCTGGACCAGGTGCCCACCGCCCAGGTGATCGTGCGCCTGCGGAACCTGGACATGCCAGTGGCCGACGTGAGGGCGGTGCTGGCCGCCGAGGACGTGAGCACTCGCAACGACCTGATCACCGCGCATCTCGCCCGTCTGGAAGACCGGCTGGCGCAGGCGCAGAGCCCCGTCGAGTCACTGCGCGACCTGCTGGCCCGGCCCGCACACGGCTCGGCCATCGAGTACCGCACGGTCCGCGAGCAGCCGGCGATCGGCATCCGCGAACTCGTCGACCGGCAGGACGTGGTGAGCTGGTGGCAGGGCGCCCTCGGCGAACTGCACGGCTTCCTGACAGCCCGAGGACTGCGCCCGACCGGCCCGATGGGCGGCCTGTTCGCGAGCGAGCTGCTCCAGGACGAGCGCGGCGAGGCCCTCGTGTTCGTCCCGGTCGACGGCGCGGCGCGCCCGGTCGGCCGGATCAGCACCGTGGTCGTCCCCGGCGCGGAACTCGCGGTCGCGGTCCACCGCGGCCCCCTCCAGACCATCGACCTCACCTACGCCGACCTGGGCACCCACACCACACGCCACGAAATCGGCGTCGCCGGCCCCCTGCGCGAGTTCTACCTCCGCGGCCCCCTCGACCTGGCCGACGAACACGCCTGGGTCACCGAGGTCGGCTGGCCCATCTTCCGCTCGAACGGCTAG
- a CDS encoding nuclear transport factor 2 family protein, with the protein MNTNARATVLPDVVAAYIEAVNAFDVDAVMATFSHDAVVNDARREFADSASIRAWVSREIVGDKVTMDVTEVAQRGTLTIVRARYDGEYDKTNLPDELVLTSYLTVADGTIGSLVIVHNEPSPY; encoded by the coding sequence ATGAACACCAACGCCCGGGCCACAGTGCTCCCCGACGTCGTCGCCGCCTACATCGAGGCCGTCAACGCCTTCGACGTCGACGCCGTCATGGCCACCTTCTCCCACGACGCCGTGGTCAACGACGCGCGCCGTGAGTTCGCCGACAGCGCCTCGATCCGCGCCTGGGTGAGCAGGGAGATCGTCGGCGACAAGGTCACCATGGACGTGACGGAGGTCGCGCAGCGCGGCACCCTGACGATCGTGCGGGCGCGCTACGACGGGGAGTACGACAAGACGAACCTGCCCGACGAGCTGGTCCTGACCAGCTACCTCACGGTCGCCGACGGCACGATCGGCTCCCTGGTCATCGTGCACAACGAGCCGTCGCCCTACTGA
- a CDS encoding putative quinol monooxygenase — translation MSTLVITELFARPGRGDDVATLLLDILGESLKHEGCEEIRILRDQNDVDHVAGLTQWTEAHNYTDYLAWRTAHGFTATFEAMLTRPLVIHYYDGIYQGQGIAARDGGKGDGGDSGEGDSGEGTGLTLG, via the coding sequence ATGAGCACATTGGTCATCACCGAGTTGTTCGCCCGGCCCGGCCGCGGCGACGACGTCGCGACGCTGCTGCTGGACATCCTGGGCGAGAGCCTCAAGCACGAGGGCTGCGAGGAGATCCGCATCCTGCGCGACCAGAACGACGTCGACCACGTCGCAGGCCTGACCCAGTGGACCGAGGCGCACAACTACACCGACTACCTCGCCTGGCGCACCGCGCACGGCTTCACCGCCACGTTCGAGGCCATGCTCACCCGCCCCCTGGTGATCCACTACTACGACGGGATCTACCAGGGCCAGGGCATCGCGGCGCGCGACGGCGGTAAAGGCGACGGCGGAGACAGCGGTGAAGGAGACAGCGGTGAAGGAACGGGCTTGACTCTCGGGTAA
- a CDS encoding MerR family transcriptional regulator produces the protein MAVDRRNLLPIGQFSQASGLSVTALRHYDASGVLVPTLVDPVSGYRYYRRDQVRTAQSIRALRQLDIPVEEVRRLLGGGEEELVAALQAHLRAAERRLEVQRSTVHRLLSRLTEGAGMTHRVTVRQGTAERILVRGATVDNSGLDAFLCSAYQEMYEVAGRGPLTLPRPAFVRFHGVCDDENETLVEACLPFWEDGAQPTDLPEGMTVRELPETALACTEVEGAAAVFPQILGAYDAVADWITQHGFAFAGPVRMVFRRWTGTPDAPDNRLEIAWPIGEPVDD, from the coding sequence ATGGCTGTGGACAGGAGAAACCTGCTGCCGATCGGGCAGTTCTCGCAGGCCAGCGGCCTCTCGGTCACCGCGCTTCGGCACTACGACGCCAGTGGCGTGCTGGTGCCGACGCTGGTCGATCCGGTGAGCGGCTACCGGTACTACCGGCGTGACCAGGTGCGTACGGCGCAGTCGATCAGGGCGCTGCGGCAGTTGGACATCCCGGTCGAAGAGGTGCGCCGGCTGCTCGGCGGCGGCGAGGAGGAGCTGGTCGCCGCCCTGCAGGCGCATCTGCGGGCGGCCGAACGGCGGCTGGAGGTGCAGCGCTCCACGGTCCACCGCCTGTTGAGCCGACTGACCGAAGGAGCAGGGATGACCCACCGCGTGACGGTGCGCCAGGGCACCGCCGAACGGATCCTCGTTCGCGGGGCGACCGTGGACAACTCCGGGCTTGACGCCTTCCTCTGCAGCGCCTACCAGGAGATGTACGAGGTCGCCGGCCGCGGCCCGCTCACGCTCCCCAGGCCCGCGTTCGTGCGCTTCCACGGGGTGTGCGACGACGAGAACGAGACGCTCGTCGAGGCCTGCCTGCCGTTCTGGGAGGACGGCGCGCAGCCCACGGACCTGCCCGAGGGCATGACCGTGCGCGAGCTGCCCGAGACCGCCCTCGCCTGCACGGAGGTCGAGGGCGCGGCCGCTGTGTTCCCGCAGATCCTCGGCGCGTACGACGCCGTCGCCGACTGGATCACCCAGCACGGCTTCGCTTTCGCGGGCCCGGTCCGGATGGTCTTCCGCCGCTGGACCGGGACGCCGGACGCCCCGGACAACCGCTTGGAGATCGCCTGGCCGATCGGCGAGCCCGTCGACGATTAG